One genomic region from Anopheles bellator chromosome 2, idAnoBellAS_SP24_06.2, whole genome shotgun sequence encodes:
- the LOC131210108 gene encoding protein phosphatase 1 regulatory subunit 7 has product MSANEDAQRADSPVEDEERPPGAGQVEDHEIVKMEDVTIDPETTEVDLNHGRIAKIENLEPLTKLERLCLRWNLIKKIENLDHLSSLVELELYDNQITELEGLDHLVNLEVLDVSFNRLRDIKNLTALTSLRKLFLCANRITLIENLNHFTGLTMLELGDNKIRKIENLDTLTNLTHLYLGKNKISKIENLDKLVKLECLSLQCNRVTKLENLDSLVNLTELYVSENGIEQLENLEHNKLLETLDVAKNRIGAIEHIDHLQELEEFWMNDNGVTEWASVERLGQNKKLATVYLERNPVAKDVNYRRKLKLAVPWLQKIDATLCR; this is encoded by the exons ATGAGTGCGAACGAAG ATGCACAGCGCGCCGATTCACCGGTAGAGGACGAGGAACGCCCGCCGGGGGCCGGCCAAGTGGAGGACCATGAGATCGTTAAGATGGAGGACGTGACGATCGATCCGGAGACGACGGAGGTTGATCTGAACCACGGTCGGATTGCCAAGATTGAGAATCTGGAACCGCTTACAAAACTGGAACG ACTCTGTTTGCGATGGAATTTGATTAAGAAAATTGAGAATCTTGATCATCTCTCATCGTtggtggagctggagctgtACGATAATCAAATCACGGAACTGGAGGGCCTGGATCATCTGGTCAATTTGGA GGTTCTGGATGTTAGCTTTAATCGGCTGCGGGACATCAAAAATCTCACAGCATTGACCAGCCTCCGGAAGCTGTTCCTGTGCGCCAATCGCATTACACTGATTGAGAATTTGAACCACTTCACCGGCCTCACCATGCTGGAGCTTGGCGACAATAAGATTCGG aaaatcgaaaatctcGACACGCTGACCAACCTAACCCATCTCTATCTCGGGAAGAACAAGatatcgaaaattgaaaatttggaCAAATTGGTTAAACTGGAATGCCTGAGTTTGCAATGCAACCGAGTGACGAAACTGGAAAACTTGGATTCCTTGGTCAATCTTACCGAGTTGTACGTGTCGGAGAATGGCATCGAGCAGCTCGAAAACCTGGAGCACAATAAGCTTCTCGAAACGTTGGACGTGGCGAAGAATCGCATTGGCGCAATCGAGCACATTGATCACCTGCAGGAGCTGGAAGAGTTCTGG ATGAACGATAACGGGGTGACGGAGTGGGCGAGTGTCGAACGGCTGGGGCAGAACAAGAAGCTGGCCACCGTCTATCTGGAGCGGAATCCCGTCGCCAAAGATGTCAACTACCGGCGAAAGCTGAAACTGGCCGTGCCTTGGTTGCAGAAGATCGACGCCACGCTCTGTCGCTGA